The proteins below come from a single Parazoarcus communis genomic window:
- a CDS encoding MFS transporter: MSAADAGFGRSAILAYGALGLPLAFAALPIYVYVPRLYADSLGLSLATVGFVLLGVRVFDAVSDPLIGWLSDRLAGRRLLVLSAMPLLAVGMFGLLVPPQGAGALWLAVLVTLVSLAYSVATIAYNAWGAEVAPTRALRTRVVASREAFALFGVVMAAALPGLLAAEGGEAQGLSRMAWLFIPLLMLCGGWTLLAAPLAPPRRHMRQPVLAGLLAALSCRPFRKLLLVFAANGIAAAIPSATVLFFVADVLQAPQLAGLFLVLYFLSAALSLPAWASLSRRIGKLQTWLAGMVLAVLVFAWASLLGAGETTAYAAICILSGMALGADLAMPPSMLADLLAGEGDSGDARAGSWFGWWNFVTKANLALAAGLSLPLLGWLGYAPGVRSADALSGLATVYALLPVALKFVAIGLLWHWRSAIEPAPKHGETA, encoded by the coding sequence ATGAGCGCCGCCGACGCGGGATTCGGTCGTTCCGCCATTCTCGCCTATGGTGCGCTGGGCTTGCCGCTTGCATTCGCGGCACTGCCGATCTACGTGTATGTGCCGCGACTCTATGCGGACAGCCTCGGGCTTTCGCTGGCGACTGTCGGCTTCGTGCTGCTCGGGGTGAGAGTCTTCGATGCGGTCTCCGACCCGCTGATCGGCTGGCTCAGCGACCGGCTCGCGGGTCGTCGCCTGCTGGTGCTGTCGGCGATGCCCTTGCTCGCAGTGGGCATGTTCGGCCTGCTGGTGCCGCCGCAAGGTGCAGGGGCGCTGTGGCTGGCGGTGCTGGTCACGCTGGTGTCGCTCGCCTACTCGGTGGCCACCATCGCCTACAACGCGTGGGGGGCGGAAGTCGCGCCCACGCGTGCGCTGCGCACCCGGGTCGTGGCCAGCCGCGAGGCTTTTGCCCTGTTCGGTGTGGTGATGGCGGCGGCACTGCCCGGGCTGCTTGCGGCCGAAGGAGGGGAGGCGCAGGGCCTGTCACGCATGGCGTGGCTGTTCATTCCGCTGCTCATGCTCTGTGGCGGATGGACCCTGCTCGCTGCCCCGCTTGCGCCACCGCGGCGGCACATGCGCCAGCCTGTACTGGCCGGCCTGCTGGCGGCGCTGTCATGCCGACCCTTCAGGAAGCTGCTGCTGGTGTTCGCTGCCAACGGAATCGCGGCGGCCATCCCGTCGGCAACGGTCCTGTTCTTCGTTGCCGACGTGCTGCAGGCCCCTCAGCTGGCCGGGCTCTTCCTGGTGCTCTATTTCCTCAGCGCCGCGCTCAGCCTGCCGGCGTGGGCGAGCCTGTCGCGGCGTATCGGCAAACTGCAGACCTGGCTCGCCGGCATGGTGCTGGCAGTGCTGGTGTTTGCGTGGGCAAGCCTGCTCGGCGCCGGCGAGACCACGGCCTATGCGGCAATCTGCATTCTTTCCGGCATGGCACTTGGCGCCGATCTGGCGATGCCGCCGTCCATGCTCGCCGATCTGCTGGCTGGCGAGGGCGATTCCGGCGATGCACGTGCCGGGTCGTGGTTCGGTTGGTGGAACTTCGTGACCAAGGCCAATCTGGCGCTGGCGGCCGGCCTTTCGCTGCCGCTGCTCGGCTGGCTCGGCTATGCGCCGGGCGTGCGCAGCGCCGACGCGCTGTCGGGTCTGGCGACGGTGTATGCCTTGCTGCCGGTGGCGCTCAAGTTCGTCGCCATCGGGCTGCTGTGGCACTGGCGCAGTGCCATTGAGCCTGCCCCCAAACATGGAGAAACAGCATGA
- a CDS encoding chalcone isomerase family protein, translated as MPVIAIVLLGFWLQVGPARAALPGHVPLPEAVTAHVQAVTGAMRPLGSGEMRWFGFKVYDAALWVPAGAAWSEDTAFALAIRYARDIEGERLVDTSIDEMRRMGFADETRLARWREMLARALPSVAAGETLVGLRQPGAGARFWHEGKPTAALTDPDLARAFFAIWLDRRTREPGLRERLLGSTGAAE; from the coding sequence ATGCCCGTAATCGCCATCGTCCTGCTCGGTTTCTGGCTGCAGGTCGGCCCGGCGCGTGCTGCGCTGCCGGGCCACGTACCGCTACCGGAGGCGGTAACGGCCCACGTGCAAGCCGTGACCGGGGCAATGCGCCCGCTCGGCAGCGGGGAAATGCGCTGGTTCGGGTTCAAGGTCTACGATGCGGCCCTGTGGGTGCCAGCCGGCGCAGCCTGGTCAGAAGACACTGCCTTCGCACTCGCCATCCGTTATGCACGAGACATCGAGGGCGAGCGCCTGGTCGATACCAGTATCGACGAGATGCGACGGATGGGTTTCGCAGACGAAACGCGCCTTGCACGCTGGCGCGAGATGCTGGCGCGCGCGCTGCCCTCGGTTGCGGCGGGCGAAACGCTGGTGGGCCTCAGGCAGCCGGGGGCAGGTGCCCGGTTCTGGCATGAAGGGAAGCCCACGGCCGCGCTTACCGATCCTGATCTTGCGCGCGCCTTCTTCGCCATCTGGCTGGACCGTCGCACGCGCGAGCCCGGCTTGCGTGAGCGTCTGCTGGGAAGCACGGGCGCTGCAGAATGA
- a CDS encoding SAM-dependent methyltransferase, with amino-acid sequence MNAVDNAVRPVALESLGHLPRATRLALEMFDRLEGGALALELPDNQHLRAGHGQLVAHLRVRDHAVFSEALARGDIGFAESYMDGDWGTEDLTGLLTLLSSNREQLKKAIYGRVLRLIGHRLTHLLRANTRTGSKRNIEAHYDLGNDFYKLWLDPGMTYSAAVFEHPDEALEAAQQRKYRRILQQLDVRPGQIILEIGCGWGGFAEVAATEFGCRVLGLTLSPSQLAHARERAERGGFSDRVQLELCDYRDVKGQYDHIVSIEMIEAVGERFWPTYFRQLSALLKPGGRCVVQSITIADELFARYRRGTDFIQRHIFPGGMLPSPAVVQQQAGRVGLDVVDDFAFGPDYGRTLARWRETFETRVAEVKALGFPDRFIRMWRFYLAYCEAGFNTGDIDVRHYTFSHAAAR; translated from the coding sequence ATGAACGCCGTCGACAATGCCGTGCGCCCCGTGGCGCTCGAATCCCTCGGCCACTTGCCGCGCGCGACGCGGCTGGCGCTTGAAATGTTCGACCGCCTCGAAGGCGGCGCGCTGGCGCTTGAGCTGCCGGACAACCAGCATCTGCGGGCGGGACACGGCCAACTCGTCGCCCATCTGCGGGTTCGTGACCACGCGGTGTTCAGCGAGGCGCTGGCGCGTGGTGACATCGGTTTTGCCGAAAGCTACATGGATGGGGACTGGGGCACCGAGGATCTGACGGGGCTGCTCACGCTGCTGTCGTCGAACCGCGAACAGCTCAAGAAGGCGATCTACGGGCGGGTACTGCGTCTGATCGGGCACCGCCTCACCCATTTGCTGCGGGCAAACACGCGTACGGGCTCGAAGCGCAACATCGAGGCCCATTACGATCTTGGCAACGACTTCTACAAACTGTGGCTCGACCCGGGCATGACCTATTCGGCCGCCGTGTTCGAGCATCCGGATGAGGCGCTCGAGGCGGCCCAGCAGCGCAAGTACCGCCGCATCCTGCAGCAACTCGATGTCCGCCCGGGGCAGATCATCCTCGAGATCGGCTGTGGCTGGGGTGGTTTCGCCGAGGTGGCGGCAACCGAGTTTGGCTGTCGGGTGCTGGGGCTGACGCTGTCGCCGTCGCAGCTCGCACATGCACGCGAGCGCGCAGAGCGCGGCGGTTTCTCCGACCGGGTGCAGCTCGAGCTGTGCGATTACCGCGACGTGAAGGGACAGTACGACCATATCGTGTCGATCGAGATGATCGAAGCCGTCGGCGAGCGCTTCTGGCCCACCTATTTCAGGCAGCTCTCGGCGCTGCTCAAGCCTGGCGGACGCTGTGTTGTGCAGTCGATCACCATCGCCGACGAACTGTTTGCGCGCTACCGTCGCGGCACCGATTTCATCCAGCGCCACATCTTCCCGGGCGGCATGCTGCCCAGCCCCGCGGTGGTGCAGCAGCAGGCCGGGCGCGTTGGGCTCGACGTGGTGGACGACTTTGCCTTCGGGCCGGACTATGGGCGCACGCTGGCGCGCTGGCGCGAGACCTTCGAGACGCGTGTTGCCGAGGTCAAGGCATTGGGCTTTCCTGATCGCTTCATTCGCATGTGGCGCTTCTACCTCGCCTACTGCGAGGCGGGCTTCAATACCGGCGACATCGATGTGCGTCATTACACCTTCTCCCACGCGGCGGCGCGCTGA
- a CDS encoding DUF1365 domain-containing protein, giving the protein MKAAAAPGVAGPLDATVCFGAVMHERHVGARNRFVYPTAFLRLPLGSVDRLSVPLLGIDRFNVFAFLSRDHGRRDGSPLLPWMREILRHHGLAEVCDGEVVLQTMPRVLGYVFNPVSFWCCHDAAGKLRVVLAEVSNTFGEHHNYLVHHPDCRPIEHGDELRASKVFHVSPFFPVRGEYRFRFESRGAVHAVAIDYWDGGEQQLTTRVGGRAQALTGGAMRKWLLRYPFMTLGVVARIHWQALRLALKRVSFHRKPLPPIEETS; this is encoded by the coding sequence ATGAAAGCGGCCGCCGCACCGGGCGTGGCCGGTCCGCTCGACGCCACCGTGTGCTTCGGTGCGGTGATGCACGAGCGTCACGTCGGCGCTCGCAACCGCTTTGTCTATCCGACGGCCTTCCTGCGATTGCCGCTCGGCAGTGTCGACCGGCTCAGCGTGCCGCTGCTCGGTATCGACCGCTTCAACGTGTTCGCCTTCCTGTCGCGAGACCATGGTCGCCGCGATGGCTCACCCCTCCTGCCCTGGATGCGCGAGATCCTTCGGCATCACGGCCTGGCCGAGGTGTGCGACGGCGAGGTGGTGCTGCAGACCATGCCGCGCGTCCTCGGCTACGTGTTCAATCCGGTCAGCTTCTGGTGTTGCCATGACGCCGCAGGAAAGCTGCGCGTGGTGCTGGCCGAGGTCAGCAATACCTTTGGCGAGCACCACAACTACCTTGTCCATCACCCGGATTGCCGCCCGATCGAGCATGGCGACGAGTTGCGCGCCAGCAAGGTTTTCCATGTTTCCCCCTTCTTTCCGGTGCGTGGCGAATACCGCTTCCGCTTCGAGAGCCGCGGCGCGGTGCATGCGGTCGCGATCGATTACTGGGACGGTGGCGAGCAACAGCTCACAACCCGCGTTGGTGGTCGTGCGCAGGCACTGACCGGTGGCGCGATGCGCAAATGGCTGCTGCGCTACCCCTTCATGACCCTGGGCGTCGTTGCCCGTATCCACTGGCAGGCCTTGCGACTTGCGCTGAAACGGGTGAGTTTTCACCGCAAGCCGCTGCCGCCGATCGAGGAGACCTCCTGA
- a CDS encoding NAD(P)/FAD-dependent oxidoreductase: MRMGEIERVITGGSRRIAVVGGGIAGLGAAWLLSPRNQVTLFEAAGYVGGHTNTIDVTVEGVTHPVDTGFLVFNRRTYPNLCALFEHLGVESVESEMSFGVSLESPAIEWAGSDLGTVFAQRRNLLRPSFLGMLRDIMRFNRDTTRMAAEGSMPALSLGEFLQRERYGTPFRDWYLLPMAAAIWSCPTSTMLAYPLATFVRFCHNHGLLQVLDRPQWMTVRGGGRSYVEKIIVALKDVRAASPVLRVDRDEDGVWVHSRAGVERFDDVVFACHSDQTLALLGDNASVAERRVLGGVSYQANTAVVHTDEALLPRRRKVWSAWNYLAGAGAVDARPVSVSYLINRLQPLPFDTPVVVSLNPFRPPRADRILRTIHYAHPVFDQAAIDAQAALPSIQGRNRSWFAGAWTGYGFHEDGLKSAVTVAEGLGAEIPWHADTAPAHSGAGA; this comes from the coding sequence ATGCGCATGGGTGAAATCGAACGGGTGATCACCGGCGGCAGCCGCCGCATCGCGGTGGTCGGCGGCGGTATTGCCGGACTGGGTGCCGCCTGGCTGCTGTCGCCGCGAAATCAGGTCACCCTGTTTGAGGCAGCGGGCTATGTTGGCGGCCATACCAACACCATCGACGTGACGGTGGAAGGGGTGACGCATCCCGTGGATACCGGCTTTCTGGTGTTCAACCGTCGCACGTATCCGAACCTGTGCGCCTTGTTCGAGCATCTGGGGGTCGAGTCGGTCGAGAGCGAGATGAGCTTCGGGGTCAGTCTCGAGTCGCCCGCCATCGAGTGGGCCGGCTCCGACCTCGGTACCGTGTTTGCCCAGCGCCGCAACCTGCTGCGCCCCTCCTTCCTGGGCATGTTGCGCGACATCATGCGATTCAACCGCGACACGACCCGGATGGCTGCAGAGGGCTCGATGCCGGCACTCAGTCTGGGTGAGTTCCTGCAGCGCGAACGCTACGGTACGCCTTTCCGCGACTGGTATCTGTTGCCGATGGCGGCCGCGATCTGGTCATGTCCGACCAGCACCATGCTCGCCTACCCGCTCGCCACCTTTGTGCGCTTCTGCCACAACCATGGGCTGCTGCAGGTGCTCGATCGTCCGCAGTGGATGACGGTGCGCGGCGGCGGACGCAGCTATGTAGAGAAGATCATCGTCGCGCTCAAGGACGTACGTGCCGCTTCGCCGGTGCTGCGGGTGGATCGAGACGAGGACGGTGTGTGGGTGCATTCCCGTGCCGGCGTGGAGCGTTTCGATGACGTGGTGTTTGCCTGCCACAGCGACCAAACGCTCGCCCTGCTTGGCGATAACGCCAGTGTTGCGGAGCGCCGCGTACTCGGTGGCGTCAGCTATCAGGCCAATACTGCCGTGGTCCATACCGACGAAGCACTGCTGCCGCGTCGGCGCAAGGTGTGGTCGGCGTGGAACTATCTTGCCGGTGCAGGCGCGGTCGACGCGCGACCGGTGTCGGTGAGCTATCTGATCAACCGCTTGCAGCCGCTGCCTTTCGATACGCCGGTGGTGGTGTCACTCAACCCGTTCCGGCCGCCGCGCGCGGACAGGATTCTGCGCACCATCCACTACGCGCACCCGGTTTTCGACCAGGCAGCGATCGACGCACAGGCGGCGCTGCCCAGCATTCAGGGGCGGAACCGCAGCTGGTTCGCCGGCGCGTGGACGGGCTATGGTTTTCACGAAGACGGGCTGAAGTCGGCTGTTACCGTTGCCGAAGGGCTGGGCGCCGAGATTCCGTGGCATGCGGACACTGCGCCGGCCCACAGCGGAGCGGGGGCATGA
- the folE2 gene encoding GTP cyclohydrolase FolE2, producing the protein MNAPDKFFLPDVQASRDERALAIQHVGVRGLRYPLTLAGDDGRVQHTVATIEMTVGLPPEVKGTHMSRFVELLEAEREALDLAGLRGLFAAMLERLEALSGRIEAAFPWFMYKTAPVSGVGSLLDLDVRLVVEQSPGGDLQTTIKVVVPVTSLCPCSKKISDYGAHNQRSHISISARLRADLDVLDLVRIAEEEASCEVFGLLKRPDEKWVTERAYDNPKFVEDLVRDIALRLRADQRIAAWTVESENFESIHNHSAYALIEGENPEGPAHAHG; encoded by the coding sequence ATGAACGCACCCGACAAGTTCTTTCTGCCTGACGTTCAGGCCAGCCGCGACGAGCGTGCGCTTGCCATCCAGCATGTCGGCGTCCGTGGCCTGCGCTATCCGCTCACCCTTGCGGGCGACGACGGCCGGGTGCAGCACACCGTTGCCACGATCGAGATGACGGTCGGGCTGCCTCCCGAGGTCAAGGGTACGCACATGTCGCGTTTCGTCGAACTGCTGGAGGCCGAGCGCGAGGCGCTCGATCTGGCAGGTCTGCGCGGTCTGTTCGCCGCGATGCTGGAGCGCCTGGAAGCACTCTCGGGGAGAATCGAGGCGGCCTTCCCCTGGTTCATGTACAAGACCGCGCCGGTGTCGGGCGTCGGCAGCCTGCTCGATCTGGATGTCCGGCTTGTCGTGGAGCAGTCGCCCGGTGGCGACCTTCAGACCACGATCAAGGTGGTCGTGCCGGTCACGAGCCTGTGCCCGTGCTCGAAGAAGATCTCCGACTACGGCGCTCACAACCAGCGTTCGCACATCAGCATTTCCGCGCGTCTGCGTGCCGATCTCGATGTTCTCGACCTGGTGCGGATTGCCGAGGAGGAAGCCTCCTGCGAAGTGTTTGGCCTGCTCAAGCGGCCGGACGAAAAGTGGGTGACCGAGCGCGCCTACGACAATCCGAAGTTCGTCGAGGATCTGGTTCGCGACATCGCCCTGCGCCTGCGTGCGGACCAACGCATCGCAGCGTGGACGGTCGAGTCGGAGAATTTCGAGTCGATTCACAACCACTCTGCCTATGCGCTGATCGAGGGCGAGAATCCGGAGGGCCCTGCCCATGCGCATGGGTGA
- a CDS encoding glutathione peroxidase, with the protein MLFGSMLLTAVMPAMAAPSACPALLDHAFPRLQDASPQSLCQYAGKVLLVVNTASYCGYTNQYDGLERLNRKYAARGLVVIGFPSNDFNQEPGENADIADFCRTTYGVQFPMFARSKVSGPQANPFYLKLADLSGERPRWNFHKYLVDRSGSRVSSFSTQVSPESPILVSAIERLLDARP; encoded by the coding sequence ATGCTCTTCGGAAGCATGCTGCTGACGGCCGTGATGCCGGCAATGGCAGCGCCGTCGGCATGTCCGGCTCTGCTCGACCATGCCTTTCCCCGACTGCAGGATGCGTCGCCGCAGTCGTTGTGTCAGTACGCAGGCAAGGTGTTGCTGGTCGTCAATACCGCGAGCTATTGCGGCTACACGAACCAGTACGACGGGCTGGAGCGTCTCAACCGGAAGTACGCGGCGCGCGGGCTGGTCGTAATTGGCTTCCCGTCCAACGATTTCAATCAGGAGCCGGGCGAGAACGCCGACATCGCGGATTTCTGCCGCACGACTTACGGCGTTCAGTTTCCGATGTTTGCCCGCAGCAAGGTGTCCGGACCGCAGGCCAACCCTTTTTACCTGAAGCTGGCCGATCTTTCCGGCGAGCGTCCGCGGTGGAATTTTCACAAGTATCTCGTCGACCGCAGCGGATCGCGGGTGAGCAGCTTTTCCACCCAGGTCAGCCCCGAGAGCCCGATTCTGGTCAGCGCGATCGAGCGTCTGCTCGACGCGCGGCCCTGA
- a CDS encoding MerR family transcriptional regulator: MKTSPNTETELSIAAVERDTGLSKDTLRVWERRYGFPTPKRDSNGERLYPQHQVDKLRLIRRLLDTGHRPSRIISATPEELGALLDAHRNKASSPEQAVREQALLQYVRLHRSSELVSGLHQALMKQGLQRFVLETISPLNEAVGEGWMRGEIDVPEEHLYTEQVQNVLRSAIGANAVSGGHPRVLLTTFPDEHHILGLLMAEATLVPEGASCVSLGTRTPLADIRGAAVSGNFDIVGLSFSIAYPARQAIEGLIELRAALPEHITIWAGGAAVKGKQRRLPGIRVINGLTDTVTALHEWRAAHPG, translated from the coding sequence ATGAAAACCTCACCGAACACCGAAACCGAGTTGAGCATCGCCGCGGTCGAACGCGATACCGGACTTTCCAAGGACACCCTGCGGGTCTGGGAACGCAGATACGGCTTTCCCACACCCAAGCGGGACAGCAATGGCGAACGGCTCTACCCGCAGCACCAGGTAGACAAGCTGCGCCTGATCAGGCGCCTGCTCGACACTGGACACAGACCGTCTCGAATCATCTCCGCCACGCCGGAGGAACTCGGCGCATTGCTCGATGCGCACCGAAACAAGGCGAGTTCGCCGGAACAGGCGGTGCGGGAGCAGGCGTTGCTTCAGTACGTGCGCCTGCACCGCAGCAGCGAACTGGTGTCGGGCCTGCATCAGGCACTGATGAAACAGGGCCTGCAGCGCTTCGTCCTCGAAACCATCTCTCCGCTCAACGAAGCCGTGGGCGAAGGCTGGATGCGGGGCGAGATCGACGTGCCGGAAGAACATCTGTATACCGAGCAGGTGCAGAACGTGCTCCGCAGCGCCATTGGCGCCAATGCAGTTTCGGGCGGACATCCGCGCGTGCTGCTCACGACCTTCCCGGACGAGCATCACATCCTCGGCCTGCTGATGGCGGAGGCCACGCTGGTTCCGGAAGGCGCGTCCTGCGTCTCGCTCGGCACCCGCACGCCGCTGGCGGACATTCGCGGCGCTGCGGTCAGCGGCAATTTCGATATCGTCGGCCTGTCCTTCAGCATTGCCTACCCGGCCCGTCAGGCCATCGAAGGCCTGATCGAACTTCGCGCTGCGCTCCCCGAGCACATCACGATCTGGGCAGGTGGCGCAGCGGTCAAGGGCAAGCAGCGCCGTCTGCCAGGCATCCGGGTGATCAACGGCCTGACCGACACCGTGACTGCACTGCACGAGTGGCGCGCCGCCCATCCCGGCTGA
- a CDS encoding ferritin, whose protein sequence is MLYPELFRTLESARWNMAEDIPWSDFDPALLTDEQAVTIKMNAITEWSALPATEMFLRDNSTDSDFAAFMSIWFYEEQKHSLVLMEYLRRFRPDLQPTEAELDAVRFEFDPAPPLETLMLHFCGEVRLTQWYRRAAEWHTEPVIKNIYDHISRDEARHGGAYLKYMKRAIERSGDEARRAFAKLGVLMANSSRSARPLHPTNLHVAQQFFPRDTVQSRVPDPDWLEHWLDTQIDFDRDCEARVVGGILRNLSSLFGQKFDTVSELNRYRKSLA, encoded by the coding sequence ATGCTTTACCCAGAGCTCTTCCGCACCCTCGAGTCCGCGCGCTGGAACATGGCTGAGGACATACCCTGGTCCGACTTCGACCCCGCGCTGCTGACGGACGAACAGGCGGTGACGATCAAGATGAATGCGATCACCGAATGGTCGGCGCTCCCCGCCACCGAGATGTTCCTGCGCGACAACAGCACCGACTCCGACTTCGCTGCCTTCATGTCGATCTGGTTCTACGAAGAGCAGAAGCACTCACTGGTGCTGATGGAATACCTGCGCCGCTTCCGCCCCGACCTGCAGCCGACCGAAGCCGAACTCGACGCCGTACGTTTCGAGTTCGACCCCGCGCCGCCGCTCGAGACGCTGATGCTGCACTTCTGCGGCGAGGTCCGCCTCACCCAGTGGTACCGTCGGGCGGCCGAGTGGCATACAGAACCGGTCATCAAGAACATTTACGATCACATCTCACGCGATGAGGCGCGCCACGGCGGGGCCTATCTGAAGTACATGAAGCGCGCCATTGAGCGTAGCGGCGATGAAGCCCGGCGGGCCTTCGCCAAACTCGGCGTCCTGATGGCCAACTCCTCGCGCAGCGCCCGCCCCCTGCACCCCACCAACCTGCACGTGGCGCAGCAGTTCTTCCCCCGCGACACCGTGCAGTCGCGCGTACCCGACCCCGACTGGCTGGAGCACTGGCTCGACACGCAGATCGACTTCGACCGTGACTGCGAGGCGCGGGTGGTCGGCGGCATCCTGCGCAACCTGTCCAGCCTGTTCGGACAGAAGTTCGACACCGTCAGTGAGCTCAATCGCTACCGCAAGTCGCTCGCCTGA
- a CDS encoding Na/Pi cotransporter family protein codes for MHLLTDGLKLAAGRALEDMLERWTSTPLRGLCAGMLITTLVQSSSAVTVAGIGFVNAGLLSLRNALWVIFGSNVGTTMNAWLVAALGFSFKIDAFALPFVGIGAVLMLATSRMRPRALGQALSGFGVLFLGIDVLKDTFSAFGSGIDLQQFIMPGLAGWVMLVAIGTVITILMQASGAAIAIIITAAQTGLMSTEAACAMVIGTNIGTTSTAILSAIGATANARRLAAAHVFFNLVTGAVALMLLPLLIGLLGVLSEWLEKPATPAVMIAMFHTTFNLLGVALMVPAAKFLLSFLSARFRRSDEESARPQHLDANSVSVPDLALRALRMELGRTHVLAGNCLRAVIHSPPDTPLVSRNGDAFVALTTAIGSYTRGVTTTSLPLALAEALARNLRALQYQESAVDAARSAAELGEALGLPPAHGIDEAFAHFRDAASELADASMPGKPGFHSEDIERLLGSAETRYAALKEALLVAGAHAHLDIRSMQDWLRLASLLRRATEQIAKSARTLAALEEGLPQPVLEHRGDDENGNDR; via the coding sequence ATGCATTTGCTCACCGACGGCCTCAAGCTGGCCGCAGGCCGGGCCCTCGAAGACATGCTCGAGCGCTGGACCTCGACGCCACTGCGCGGCCTCTGCGCCGGCATGCTGATCACCACGCTGGTCCAGTCCTCGAGTGCGGTGACCGTGGCCGGCATCGGCTTCGTCAACGCCGGTCTCCTGTCGCTCAGGAATGCCTTGTGGGTCATTTTCGGCTCCAACGTGGGCACCACCATGAACGCATGGCTGGTCGCCGCGCTGGGGTTCAGCTTCAAGATCGACGCCTTTGCCCTGCCCTTTGTCGGCATCGGTGCGGTCCTGATGCTGGCCACGAGTCGCATGCGCCCGCGGGCGCTTGGCCAGGCGCTTTCCGGATTCGGCGTCCTCTTCCTCGGCATCGACGTGCTCAAGGACACGTTTTCGGCATTCGGCAGCGGAATCGACCTGCAGCAGTTCATCATGCCCGGACTCGCCGGATGGGTCATGCTGGTCGCCATCGGCACCGTCATCACCATCCTGATGCAGGCCTCCGGCGCAGCCATCGCCATCATCATCACCGCCGCACAGACCGGGCTGATGAGCACCGAGGCCGCCTGCGCCATGGTCATCGGCACCAATATCGGCACCACCTCGACCGCCATCCTGTCGGCCATCGGCGCCACTGCCAACGCCCGCCGTCTGGCCGCGGCCCATGTGTTCTTCAACCTCGTCACCGGCGCGGTCGCACTCATGCTGCTGCCGCTGCTGATCGGCCTCCTCGGGGTGCTCAGCGAGTGGCTGGAGAAACCGGCGACCCCGGCTGTGATGATTGCAATGTTCCACACCACCTTCAACCTTCTCGGCGTCGCCTTGATGGTGCCGGCGGCGAAGTTCCTGCTCAGCTTCCTGTCGGCGCGCTTCCGGCGCAGCGACGAGGAAAGCGCGCGTCCCCAGCACCTGGACGCCAACTCGGTGAGCGTGCCCGACCTCGCGCTGCGGGCGCTGCGCATGGAACTCGGACGAACCCATGTGCTGGCCGGAAACTGCCTGCGTGCCGTCATTCACAGCCCACCCGACACGCCACTCGTCTCGCGTAACGGCGACGCCTTCGTCGCACTCACCACGGCCATCGGCAGTTACACGCGCGGCGTCACGACCACGAGCCTTCCGCTGGCCCTCGCTGAAGCACTCGCCCGCAATCTGCGTGCGCTCCAGTACCAGGAAAGCGCGGTGGATGCCGCGCGCTCGGCAGCGGAACTCGGCGAAGCGCTGGGTCTGCCGCCCGCACATGGCATCGACGAGGCGTTTGCACATTTTCGCGATGCCGCCAGTGAACTCGCCGACGCCAGCATGCCGGGAAAGCCTGGTTTCCACAGCGAAGACATCGAAAGACTGCTCGGCAGTGCCGAGACCCGTTACGCCGCCCTCAAGGAGGCCCTGCTTGTCGCCGGCGCGCATGCGCACCTCGATATCCGCAGCATGCAGGACTGGCTGCGCCTTGCGAGCCTGCTCAGGCGTGCGACCGAACAGATCGCAAAGTCCGCGCGGACCCTGGCAGCCCTGGAAGAAGGCCTGCCCCAGCCTGTCCTCGAACACCGCGGCGACGACGAGAACGGTAACGACCGATGA